The Gemmatimonadales bacterium nucleotide sequence CACACGAGCTCACCGTCCGCGCGACTCTGGGCGCCTCGCGCTCCCGGCTCGCCCGGCTGGTGGTGACCGAGAGCCTGGCGCTGACGGCGCTCTCCGCGGTCGTCGGCCTGGGTCTGGCGGCGTTCGGTCTTCGGTTGGTCAGCCGGATCGCGCCCAACCTGCCGCGGATCAGGGAGATCGCGCTCGACGGCCGAGCGGTGGAGGTGGCCGCGGCGCTCGGCGTGGCGAGTGGTCTGCTGGTGAGTCTCTCGCCGGTCGCGGCGGTCCTGGGCGGACGGTTTGCGTCCTTGCGCGCCGACACCCGGCGGTCCGGCGGCGCCAGGTGGAGCAACACGCTTCGGGGCGTGCTGGTGACCGCGGAGTTCGCCCTGGCGGTGCCGCTGCTCCTTGCCGCCGCGCTCCTGGGCAAGAGCTTTGCCCGGCTGCAGCAGGTGGACCCCGGCTATGACGCCGCCTCGAGCTTCTCCGTCTGGCTCGTATTGCCGGCGTCGCGCTACCCCGAGGGAGCGGACATGCAGGCCTTCTGGCAACGAGCTGTCCAGCGCGCACTGGAGACTCCCGGCGTCGCGGCCGCGGGGCTGGCGACGTCGGCTCCGCCGGACAATCAGGGCGACGTGAACAATTTCAATTTGGTGGCCCACTCGGTGCCGCCCGGCGGGGCCGAGCCCACGTCGCCCTGGTCCTGGGTGACCCCGGGGTACTTCGCCGCGCTCGCCATTCCGCTGCTCGAGGGGCGGGCGTTCACCGACGCCGATTCGAGCAACGCGCCACCGGTTGTCGTCGTCAGCCGCTCGTGGGCGCGGCACTACTTCCCGGGTGAGAGCGCCGTCGGGCAGCAACTCGTCGAGGGCGGCTGCTACGACTGTCCGCGGACCACTATCGTCGGCATCGTGGGTGACGTCAAATACCAGGGCCTCGCCGGGGACGGAGACGGGGTCTATGGCCCGCTGTCGCAATCGATGTCGCGTACCGCCGCGCTCTTCGTGCGTACCCGCACCTCGCCCGAGAGCTTCATCCGGCCGGTGCTCGGAGCGTTGCGCGGCCTCGACCCCGAGCTGCCGCTCGCCGGCCGCACCATGGCGGACGAGCTGCGCGGCGCGCTGGCCGATCCGGGGCGGTGGAGTGCCGTGCTGTCGGCGTTCGCCGCGGTGTCACTGGCGCTGGCGGCGATGGGGATCTTCGGGCTCATGTCGTACGTCGTGCGGCGGCAGCGGCACGAGATCGGGGTGCGCATGGCCCTCGGGGCGGAGCCGCGCGATGTGACGGGGATGATCGTCGCGCGCGGCATGCGGTATGTCGTCCGTGGCACCCTGGTGGGACTCGGGCTGGCGCTGGTGGCGGGCCGGTGGCTGAGCTCGCTGCTCTTCGGCGTGACGCCGCGCGATCCCGGCACCTTCGCGGCCGTCACCGCGGTGCTGCTGGTCTCGGCGATGCTGGCCTGTCTGCTGCCGGGCGTCCGTGCCGGGCGCATCCGGCCGGTCGAGGCGATCGCGGAGGAATAGTCGAGGCTATCCGCCTACTGCACCTTCACGATCTTTCCGACCGACGGCACCCCATTCCGGTTCATCAGGAACAGCAGGTAATGTCCCGGCGTGGCGCGCTGGGGGGTGGAAGGGGTAGTCACCCGCACGAGTCCGGAGCCCCGCGAAAAGGTGAGCGTGTTGGCCCGCTGGTTGGCGTCGAATGCATGGGTGACGGAGCCGAGTCGGATCCACCTGACCTGGGTGATCTGCGCGGCGTAGGCGGTCGTCACGGTGAACGTCTCGCCGTAGCCGACGGTCGTCTTGGACAGGCTGGTGATGATGGGCCGCGCGCCCTTGAACAAGTACGGCGGCCGGAAGATCTCATGGTTGTTCTGCGCCGGATACGGCGTCGTCGTCAGGGGAACGTTGGCGTCGCCACTCGCCCCGTGCAGTACCGTGGCGTCCGGCAGCAGCAGCGAGACCGAGTGATACGCCCGGTCGACGGTGTTGCTGGCCAGTTGGGTCCAATGTCCGCTCTGCGGATTCCACAGCTCGGCCGCGTGGACGGCCCCCGAGAGGGTGTTGAAGCCGCCGGCGCTGGTGCCGCCGGTGACCAAAACTTGACCGTCCGGCAGGATGGTCGCGTTGAGGTGACGGCGGGCGAAGTGCATCGAATCGGTGTTGCTCCAGTGGGGGCCGACCGCGCCGAGGTCGATGGTCTCGGCGGATGCGGTGGGGCTGCCGGACTTGGCGTCGTTGGTGCTCCAGTTCAAGTCGCCGCCGCCGCCCACGTACAGCACCTTGCCGGTCTCGTACATCACGGCCGAGCCGTAATCGCGGTTGAAGGGCCAGAGGTGGGTGAGCCCGGTGCTCGAGGTCCACTTGCCTCGGCCGCTGGTGGTGACCAGGTCCACGTCCAGCCAGTGGGCCTTCACCCGCTCGCCGGCGTAGAACAGCTTCCCGTTCGGAGCCAGGAACTGGCGCGGGTAGTAGGGGAGTTTGAGGCTCGCGCCGGTGAGGCGCACCCACTTGCCGCCTTCCCAGATCTCGGGGATGAGCACCACCTGTGAAGCCGCGTCGCGGCCGGCCACGGTGACCACGCGTCCGTCGGCCAGCGTGGTCACGGTCGGATACCAGCGGCCCGCCGCCATCTTCGGCAGGCCGTGGGACCAGGTCTGCGCCACGGGGTCGAAGATGTTGGTCACATCGAGTCCGCGGTCGTCGTTCTTGTGTCCGCCCGACACCATGACGTTCCCGTCCGCCATCAGCGTGTGGCCCGAGCAGAAGAGCATGGTATCCGCCCGCACCTGGATGGCGGTGGTCGGCGCGCCGACCGACGGATCCCAGAGCCGCGGGTTGGCCATCATGGTCGTGCCTAACTCGTATTTGCCCCAGGCGAGGATCTTGCCCGTGGGCAGCAGGCTCATGTGCAGCGGAACGATGTCCCAGGAGACCCGTGCATCCCACTTGCCGGTCGACGCCTCGGGCGGCAGCGCGTTCAGCGTTACCGAGGAGGAGACGGCGCTGAGACCGCCGGTGGTGTAGCGGAGTGTGTGAGGGCCGGTGCCCGCGATTCCCAGATCGACGAACTTGGCGACGCCGCTCGAGAGGGTGGTCGCCGAGACGTTCCCCTGCAGGGTTCCCGAGCCGATGGCGATGGTCGCCCTGACCACCACCCCCGGCACCGCGATGCCGCTCGCGTCCTTCACCACGACGGTGGGCTGCCGGCTGGGGTCCCAGACCTCGCCGTCCAGCGCGCTGGCCGGTGGCTGGATGCTCGGCTTGATGCTCGCCGCCGGTCCTGCGGCGAAAGCGGGACCGGGGGTAGCGTCGGAGCCGGGCTTGGTCAGGTCGTCGCCGCCGCAGGTGGCCGAGGCCAGTGCGAGGGAAGCGGCGAGCAGCAGTCGGGCAGCGCGGCGTGAAGAGATACGCATGGGCTCAGGGAGGTGGAGGATCGGACGCCAGGTGCAGGATTCAAGCCAGCAGGACGCCTGGAAAAGTCAAGGTAAGTCGTTGCTGCCGGGACACCTAGCGGCCAGGCCCGAGGTCTATGTTGCGGCACTACAACGCCGGTGAGGCGATCCGGCCTACTGGCCGCGGTGCAATTTAGCCGCGGCCACCGATAGCTGCTGCGGCCGGTTCCTACTTCGCCGCTTGGGCCCCGCTAGCCGCCCGAGCTTCCGCCAGCTCCGGGACCCCGTCGTCAGCCGCATGCCAGTTCGCCGCCAGGGTGCCATACGCCCGAGCGGAGATTGACTCCTCTCCCGCCTGCCGAGCGGCTCGCGCCAGCCCGAGCAGGGCCCGCGAGCGTCCCGGACCCAGCGCGAGCGCACGCTGAAATTCGGCCACAGCCTCCCTCGCCCGCCCGCTCGCGAGCAGCAGGTCTGCCAGGAGCTCATGACTCGGCTTCACCACTGCCGGAGGCCCGAATTCAGCCGGCATCCCGTCCTCCAGCGCGGTGGCACGGCGAAGGAGCGCGATGGCCGAGTCGGAAGCCTTGCTCCGCCGCGCCAGCTCGGCCCGGAGCGAAAGCTCCAGAATGACCGGCACCACCTTGCTCCCGGTCTCGCCCGGCTTGACGCTGGCCAGGGCATCGCCGTTCGTGCGGGTGAGTCTCGCCAGCATCTGCTCCGCCATCCCGGCATCGCCCCGGCGCGCCGCCGCGTATCCCGCCGCGAAGGTGGCGTACTCGTAGTCATCCTCACCCGAGATCCCGGTGTCCGCGGCCAGTGCCTTCGCCTCCGGTCCGTCCCACTGCTCGCTGTCGAGGACGTAGCGGGCTCGGAAGTTTGCCAGCTGCCCTCGATCGGAGCGGGACGGCGCCGATCCGGTGCTCGATGCGAGCGAGGTCAGCAGCTCCCGGGCCGCATGATACCGGCCCTGCTGGACGTAGGCATAGGTGAGCCAGTGGGTCACATGGCCGGGTCCCCAGTGAGCCTGGTGCGGTCCTGCGGCGACCTCGTTCTGCCTGGCCACCTCGTCCCACATGCCCAGGGCCAGGAAGATATGGGTCGTCATGTGCTGGGCGTGCGAGCTGCCGGGGGCGATCTCCGCGTAGCGCTGCGCGGCCCAGACCCCGAGCGGTGCGTGGACCGGATCGTCGAAGGCATGAATGATGAAATGGGCGGCGCCCGGGTGATCCGGGTTCCGCCGGAGCACGTCCTCGGCGATCGCCCCGGCCCGCATATACGTGGGGACGTCCCGCACCCCCTGGTTCAAGCCCAGAAGGGCCACCGAGAGGAACACCTTGGCTTCGTCGTCGTCCGGCTGGGCCTGGACCAATCGCTCGAGCGCCTCGGCGTACAGCGTGTCCCGCCGCGGCTTGGAGCCCTCACCGTAGAGCGCTTCGGCCGAGGCGAGATACATCCGCTCCCGCTGGGTGCGTGCCTTGGCGAGCCGCGCTGCCGTGGTCGGCGCCAGCCGGGCCAGCGCCCTGCGTGCGGGCTCGAGGGACTGCTGGTTCCACACCTGGTGCGTGTAGCTCAAGGCCTCACCCCAGTACGCCAGCGCGAACCCAGGGTCGAGCTTCTGGGCCTCACGGAAGGCCGCGGCGGCCTGGTCGTAGTGGAAGTTGTGCAGCAGCAGCACGCCCCGGATGAACTGGGGCTGTGCCTTGGTGCTGCCCGAGTTGGGAAAGCTGATCTTGCCCAGCCGTTCCTGAGCAGTCACCCGCCCCAGCGCCGCGATGGCGAGGATACCCACCAGGGCGGCCTGCCGAATCACGCTCATGCAACACCTCGCGGCTCGCGCCAGAAAAAGATGCGATCGTATCGGGGCCGCATACACGAAAGCTGCCGGACAGGATGGCCGCAAGTTTCGGTGATCCCGCTCACGGTACTCTCCGCGGCACGGGGCCAGAATGCAGCCCTCAAACCAACCCACGCGCCGAGCACTCCCGCTCGGCGCCTTACGATAGGAGCTCGAATCATGGGACTGCTTTCCAAGCCGATCAAGACGCTGGACGATCTCTTCGTCCACCATCTGCAGGACATCTATTACGCCGAGCAGCAGATCACCAAGGCGCTGCCCAAGATGATCGCCAAAGTCTCGGACCCGCAGCTCAAACAGGGATTCCAGATCCACCTGGACCAGACCCGCAATCACATCAAGCGGCTGGAGCGGGTGTTCCAGATGCATGGTGAGTCGGCCAAAGCGGTGTCCTGCCCGGCGATCGACGGGATCATCGAGGAGGCCAATGACATCCTGGGCGACGCGAGCGACTCCGATGTGCTCGATGCCGCCGCGCTCGCTGCCGCGCAGGCGGTCGAGCACTACGAGATCGCCAGGTACGGGACGCTGATCGCCTGGGCGCGGCAGCTTGGCCGGTCCGACTGGGCCGAAGTGCTGGCGCCGACGCTGGACGAGGAGAAGGCCACCGATCTCAAGCTGACCGAGATCGCGGAAGCCCATGTGAACCGGGTCGCCGCCGGCGGCAGGTCCTGAGCGCAGGCGAGGTCAGGCGAGAAGCGCCGTGAGCGCGTGGGCTGGGCTCGGCGCGGCCGTGGCACGGAGCACCACTTCGGCATCGGCCGCCCGGACCTCCAGCATGGCATCGGGAAAGGTCACCAGCCAGCGCCGCTCGCGCGCGCCCTCGCCGGATCCCGGCACTGCGGCAATCTCGTAGAAGCTGCCCCGCGGCAGCTCCGGCGTGAC carries:
- a CDS encoding galactose oxidase-like domain-containing protein, whose translation is MRISSRRAARLLLAASLALASATCGGDDLTKPGSDATPGPAFAAGPAASIKPSIQPPASALDGEVWDPSRQPTVVVKDASGIAVPGVVVRATIAIGSGTLQGNVSATTLSSGVAKFVDLGIAGTGPHTLRYTTGGLSAVSSSVTLNALPPEASTGKWDARVSWDIVPLHMSLLPTGKILAWGKYELGTTMMANPRLWDPSVGAPTTAIQVRADTMLFCSGHTLMADGNVMVSGGHKNDDRGLDVTNIFDPVAQTWSHGLPKMAAGRWYPTVTTLADGRVVTVAGRDAASQVVLIPEIWEGGKWVRLTGASLKLPYYPRQFLAPNGKLFYAGERVKAHWLDVDLVTTSGRGKWTSSTGLTHLWPFNRDYGSAVMYETGKVLYVGGGGDLNWSTNDAKSGSPTASAETIDLGAVGPHWSNTDSMHFARRHLNATILPDGQVLVTGGTSAGGFNTLSGAVHAAELWNPQSGHWTQLASNTVDRAYHSVSLLLPDATVLHGASGDANVPLTTTPYPAQNNHEIFRPPYLFKGARPIITSLSKTTVGYGETFTVTTAYAAQITQVRWIRLGSVTHAFDANQRANTLTFSRGSGLVRVTTPSTPQRATPGHYLLFLMNRNGVPSVGKIVKVQ
- a CDS encoding tetratricopeptide repeat protein gives rise to the protein MSVIRQAALVGILAIAALGRVTAQERLGKISFPNSGSTKAQPQFIRGVLLLHNFHYDQAAAAFREAQKLDPGFALAYWGEALSYTHQVWNQQSLEPARRALARLAPTTAARLAKARTQRERMYLASAEALYGEGSKPRRDTLYAEALERLVQAQPDDDEAKVFLSVALLGLNQGVRDVPTYMRAGAIAEDVLRRNPDHPGAAHFIIHAFDDPVHAPLGVWAAQRYAEIAPGSSHAQHMTTHIFLALGMWDEVARQNEVAAGPHQAHWGPGHVTHWLTYAYVQQGRYHAARELLTSLASSTGSAPSRSDRGQLANFRARYVLDSEQWDGPEAKALAADTGISGEDDYEYATFAAGYAAARRGDAGMAEQMLARLTRTNGDALASVKPGETGSKVVPVILELSLRAELARRSKASDSAIALLRRATALEDGMPAEFGPPAVVKPSHELLADLLLASGRAREAVAEFQRALALGPGRSRALLGLARAARQAGEESISARAYGTLAANWHAADDGVPELAEARAASGAQAAK
- a CDS encoding DUF892 family protein encodes the protein MGLLSKPIKTLDDLFVHHLQDIYYAEQQITKALPKMIAKVSDPQLKQGFQIHLDQTRNHIKRLERVFQMHGESAKAVSCPAIDGIIEEANDILGDASDSDVLDAAALAAAQAVEHYEIARYGTLIAWARQLGRSDWAEVLAPTLDEEKATDLKLTEIAEAHVNRVAAGGRS
- a CDS encoding ABC transporter permease, with the translated sequence MIADLLERLRALVFRRRWDRDLDEEMRFHLEQATEEYIRAGLDPAAARRQALLAFGGMDRYKEATLDASGVRPLQDLTADIRFAARALGRNPGFAMAVVLVLALAIGAATAVFSVVNAVLIADLPYPYPDRLVRVFQRNSATNLWGLSVVDYQAIRDQQRSFDAFGAARGSVAALAGVGQPKQIDIGQVTSGFFGALSARVVAGRLIEPGDELTGAPPVVVVSSAFARQRLGGASAAIGRPITLDGVSHTVIGVLAPGLDELSGIDAVAWPALQMPTPTRRGPFSLRGIGRLKAGVTIEAAARDLAGISQRIFPLWQAGFKDRLARLTPYPLRETIVGRATQQLRLFAGAVVLVLLVAIANVATLMLVRASARAHELTVRATLGASRSRLARLVVTESLALTALSAVVGLGLAAFGLRLVSRIAPNLPRIREIALDGRAVEVAAALGVASGLLVSLSPVAAVLGGRFASLRADTRRSGGARWSNTLRGVLVTAEFALAVPLLLAAALLGKSFARLQQVDPGYDAASSFSVWLVLPASRYPEGADMQAFWQRAVQRALETPGVAAAGLATSAPPDNQGDVNNFNLVAHSVPPGGAEPTSPWSWVTPGYFAALAIPLLEGRAFTDADSSNAPPVVVVSRSWARHYFPGESAVGQQLVEGGCYDCPRTTIVGIVGDVKYQGLAGDGDGVYGPLSQSMSRTAALFVRTRTSPESFIRPVLGALRGLDPELPLAGRTMADELRGALADPGRWSAVLSAFAAVSLALAAMGIFGLMSYVVRRQRHEIGVRMALGAEPRDVTGMIVARGMRYVVRGTLVGLGLALVAGRWLSSLLFGVTPRDPGTFAAVTAVLLVSAMLACLLPGVRAGRIRPVEAIAEE